In one window of Pseudoalteromonas sp. N1230-9 DNA:
- a CDS encoding HAD family hydrolase has product MSIYDNNIRGVIFDLDGTLVSSELDFSLIKAQVGCPLEEDLLAYIATLPSPYMREEAMNIVHQHELIDAQHAHLLPGVADAITKLKESNIPMAIVTRNYDRAAAIKLKNNPLPIETVLTRSDAPAKPDPSALNAIATLWELDQSELLYVGDYLFDIQAAHNANMRACLYAPHEIPEYANQADYVLHHFSELPILVDSFQESKVLC; this is encoded by the coding sequence ATGAGTATTTATGATAACAATATTCGTGGTGTGATTTTTGACTTAGACGGCACTTTGGTGTCATCAGAGCTGGATTTCTCACTGATCAAAGCACAAGTGGGTTGTCCTCTTGAGGAGGATTTGTTGGCGTATATTGCCACTCTTCCCTCGCCTTACATGCGCGAAGAGGCGATGAATATTGTCCATCAACATGAGCTTATTGATGCGCAGCACGCACATTTATTGCCTGGTGTGGCTGATGCGATTACCAAACTAAAAGAAAGTAATATTCCAATGGCAATTGTGACTCGTAATTACGACCGTGCAGCTGCCATTAAGTTAAAAAATAATCCACTGCCAATAGAAACTGTTTTGACTCGCTCTGATGCACCTGCTAAACCCGATCCAAGTGCATTAAATGCGATTGCCACACTGTGGGAGCTTGACCAATCTGAGTTGCTGTATGTCGGTGATTATTTATTTGATATACAAGCAGCCCACAACGCTAACATGCGAGCTTGTTTATACGCACCACATGAAATTCCTGAATATGCAAATCAAGCTGATTATGTACTGCATCATTTTTCAGAATTGCCAATTTTGGTTGATTCATTCCAAGAAAGTAAGGTGTTATGTTAA
- a CDS encoding YebC/PmpR family DNA-binding transcriptional regulator yields the protein MGRAFEVRKNAMAKTANAKTKVNSKYGKEIYVVAKNGEPDPEVNQALKRIIERAKKDQVPAHVIDNAIKKAAGGAGEDYSPARYEGYGPGNCMVIVDCLTDNPNRTIKDVRLPFTKTDSKIGTPGCVAHMFDHLAVLGFEGDDDEVVLEALMMADVDVTDVEVEDGKVSVFAPHTEYYKAKTALEEAFEGINFEVDEITFVPQVHTDITDPDDIANFEKFISMLDDCDDVQNVYHNAIVKN from the coding sequence ATGGGCAGAGCATTTGAAGTCCGCAAAAACGCCATGGCTAAAACAGCCAATGCAAAAACTAAAGTAAATTCTAAGTACGGTAAAGAAATCTACGTTGTTGCTAAAAATGGCGAACCAGATCCAGAAGTTAACCAAGCGCTAAAACGTATTATTGAGCGTGCAAAAAAAGACCAAGTTCCAGCACATGTAATCGATAATGCTATCAAAAAAGCAGCCGGTGGAGCAGGGGAAGACTATTCTCCAGCACGTTACGAAGGCTATGGCCCTGGTAACTGTATGGTAATTGTAGACTGTTTAACTGATAACCCTAACCGTACTATCAAAGATGTACGTTTACCGTTTACAAAAACAGATTCAAAAATTGGTACACCGGGCTGTGTAGCGCATATGTTCGACCACTTAGCTGTTTTAGGCTTTGAAGGTGATGACGACGAAGTTGTACTTGAAGCGCTAATGATGGCTGATGTAGACGTAACTGATGTAGAAGTAGAAGATGGCAAAGTGTCAGTTTTCGCTCCACATACTGAGTACTACAAAGCAAAAACTGCTCTTGAAGAAGCATTTGAAGGTATTAACTTTGAAGTAGACGAGATTACGTTTGTTCCACAAGTTCATACTGACATCACTGATCCAGATGATATCGCAAACTTTGAAAAGTTTATTTCTATGCTTGATGACTGTGATGACGTTCAAAACGTTTATCACAATGCGATTGTTAAAAACTAA
- a CDS encoding malate synthase G: protein MTTLSLNGLSVDQQLAQFVEQQLLPGTGISTDTFWQGFADIVNELTPINRALLEKREQLQAKIDGYHKQQPVWDAANYQAFLEEIGYLVPEPASFNIETEQVEPEIASTAGPQLVVPVSNARFALNAANARWGSLYDALYGTDVLSDDDGAEKGSTYNPVRGFKVMAYARQFLDKALPLANGSHIESTSYAVVNNELLITLRDSSQVRLANPKQLIGYQGEAQNPSAILLKNNSLHIELQIDHHHPIGQADKAGLKDVLLEAALTTIMDCEDSVAAVDAEDKVNVYQNWLGLMQGNLVEAFNKEGKTIERRLAEDRQYQGVNGETLTLKGRSMMFVRNVGHLMTNPAIQDSEGNDVFEGIMDAIITSTAALHDLKGTGSLKNSTANSINIVKPKMHGPEEVAFTNTLFTRVEQLLGLPANTIKMGIMDEERRTSANLKACIFEAKKRVVFINTGFLDRTGDEIHTSMQAGVVLPKGAIKLEPWISAYEDRNVDIGLATGLSGKAQIGKGMWPMPDKMALMMEQKSGHPKSGANTAWVPSPTAATLHAMHYHDIDVFACQKALMDRKEASLTSLLTPPLMKDASNLSKEDIQAELDNNAQGILGYVVRWIDQGIGCSKVPDINHVGLMEDRATLRISSQHMANWLYHGVCSEEQIQKTMARMAKVVDGQNEGDPAYNNMADSAETLAQSVAYQAALALVLEGVKQPSGYTEPLLHAFRIKYKSLN, encoded by the coding sequence ATGACCACTCTCTCACTTAACGGTTTAAGCGTTGATCAACAACTTGCACAGTTTGTTGAGCAGCAACTTTTACCTGGAACAGGCATTAGCACAGACACTTTTTGGCAAGGTTTTGCTGATATTGTCAATGAACTAACGCCAATCAATCGTGCGCTTCTAGAAAAACGCGAACAACTACAAGCCAAGATTGATGGCTACCATAAGCAGCAACCAGTGTGGGATGCAGCGAATTATCAAGCATTCCTTGAAGAGATTGGCTACCTCGTTCCTGAGCCAGCTAGCTTTAACATCGAAACAGAGCAAGTAGAGCCTGAAATCGCAAGCACTGCAGGGCCGCAGCTTGTTGTGCCAGTGAGCAATGCACGCTTTGCCTTAAACGCTGCGAATGCTCGCTGGGGCTCTTTGTATGATGCGCTATACGGCACTGATGTATTAAGCGATGATGACGGTGCTGAGAAAGGCTCTACATACAACCCTGTACGTGGCTTTAAAGTGATGGCTTATGCCCGCCAGTTCCTTGATAAAGCATTGCCTTTAGCAAATGGCTCGCACATCGAAAGCACCAGCTATGCAGTGGTTAACAATGAGCTTTTAATCACATTACGTGACAGCAGTCAGGTTCGTTTAGCTAACCCTAAACAACTTATCGGTTACCAAGGTGAAGCGCAAAATCCAAGCGCTATCTTATTGAAAAATAATAGTTTACATATTGAGCTGCAAATAGACCACCATCACCCAATAGGCCAAGCAGATAAAGCAGGCCTTAAAGATGTATTACTTGAAGCAGCCCTTACAACGATTATGGACTGTGAAGACTCCGTTGCTGCCGTTGATGCCGAAGACAAAGTAAACGTTTATCAAAACTGGCTTGGTTTAATGCAAGGAAACCTTGTAGAAGCATTTAACAAAGAAGGTAAAACCATTGAGCGTCGTTTAGCAGAAGATCGCCAATATCAAGGTGTGAATGGTGAAACGCTGACACTAAAAGGCCGCAGCATGATGTTTGTGCGTAATGTTGGCCACTTAATGACAAACCCTGCTATCCAAGATAGTGAAGGCAATGACGTGTTTGAAGGCATTATGGATGCCATTATCACTAGCACCGCAGCACTTCATGACTTAAAAGGCACAGGCAGCCTTAAAAATTCAACGGCCAATAGCATTAATATTGTTAAGCCAAAAATGCATGGCCCAGAAGAAGTGGCCTTCACTAATACCCTATTTACTCGCGTTGAGCAGCTATTAGGCTTACCAGCAAACACCATTAAAATGGGGATTATGGATGAAGAACGCCGCACTTCAGCTAACTTAAAAGCGTGTATTTTCGAGGCTAAAAAGCGTGTTGTATTCATTAATACAGGTTTCTTAGACCGTACCGGTGACGAAATTCATACTTCAATGCAAGCAGGTGTAGTACTGCCAAAAGGCGCAATTAAACTTGAACCTTGGATCAGCGCATACGAAGACCGCAACGTAGATATTGGTCTTGCAACTGGCCTCAGTGGTAAAGCACAGATTGGTAAAGGTATGTGGCCAATGCCAGATAAAATGGCGTTAATGATGGAACAAAAAAGTGGTCACCCAAAAAGTGGTGCAAATACCGCGTGGGTGCCCTCTCCTACTGCTGCAACTCTGCATGCAATGCATTATCACGATATTGATGTATTTGCTTGTCAAAAAGCGCTTATGGACCGCAAAGAAGCAAGCCTTACCAGCTTACTCACTCCACCGCTTATGAAAGATGCCAGCAACTTAAGCAAAGAAGATATTCAAGCCGAACTGGATAACAATGCACAGGGTATTTTGGGCTATGTTGTACGTTGGATTGACCAAGGTATTGGTTGCTCAAAAGTACCAGACATCAACCATGTAGGCTTAATGGAAGACCGTGCCACACTGCGTATTTCAAGCCAACACATGGCTAATTGGCTGTATCATGGTGTGTGTTCTGAAGAGCAAATTCAAAAAACCATGGCGCGAATGGCAAAGGTTGTTGATGGTCAAAATGAAGGGGATCCGGCTTACAATAATATGGCTGATTCAGCCGAAACCTTAGCACAAAGTGTTGCTTATCAAGCTGCATTAGCCCTTGTATTAGAGGGAGTTAAACAACCTAGTGGCTATACTGAACCATTATTGCATGCGTTCCGTATTAAGTATAAGTCGTTAAATTAG
- a CDS encoding isocitrate lyase, with product MTTYQRETDNLATLCQTQGKTWQSINPEYASRMRLQNRFRTGLDIAQYTADIMRADMAAYDADHSQYTQSLGCWHGFTAQQMMMAIKRHNKTTKRSYVYLSGWMVAALRSEFGPLPDQSMHEKTSVPALIEEIYTFLKQADARELDHLYKDLDAAKANGGDVQAVLNKIDNFESHVVPIIADIDAGFGNEEATYLLAKKMIEAGACAIQIENQVSDAKQCGHQAGKVTVPHEDFLAKINAVRYAFLELGIDNGIIVARTDSLGASLTQKVPVSKTPGDLASQYTSFLETTPVNSVDDLNEGDTAMKLNGQLCKPTRLDNGLYQFREGTEKDRVVLDCVTSLQSGADLLWIETEKPNVKQIAELVNRVKEQVPNAKLVYNNSPSFNWTLKFREQVYAEWQEQGKDLSAYPSIDDNKALMAPEMDDTELAAAADVLVQNFQKDGAREAGIFHHLITLPTYHTAALSTDILSEGYFGDLGMLAYVRDVQRQEIRREQASVKHQDLAGSNIGDTHKEYFSGENALKAGGEANTMNQF from the coding sequence ATGACAACATATCAACGCGAAACCGATAACTTAGCTACTTTATGTCAAACACAAGGCAAAACGTGGCAGTCAATCAACCCTGAATACGCAAGCCGTATGCGCTTACAAAACCGTTTTCGTACGGGTCTAGACATAGCTCAATACACTGCAGACATTATGCGTGCAGACATGGCAGCTTACGATGCTGACCACAGCCAATACACACAATCATTAGGTTGTTGGCATGGTTTCACTGCACAGCAAATGATGATGGCAATTAAACGTCACAACAAAACAACTAAACGCAGCTATGTATACCTAAGTGGCTGGATGGTTGCGGCACTTCGCTCTGAGTTTGGTCCATTACCTGACCAAAGTATGCATGAAAAAACATCTGTTCCAGCGCTAATCGAAGAAATCTACACTTTCTTAAAGCAAGCTGATGCACGTGAACTTGACCACCTTTACAAAGACCTAGACGCAGCGAAAGCAAACGGCGGTGATGTTCAAGCCGTGCTAAATAAAATCGATAACTTCGAAAGCCATGTTGTGCCAATTATTGCTGATATCGATGCGGGTTTCGGTAACGAAGAAGCAACTTACCTACTTGCTAAAAAGATGATTGAAGCGGGTGCATGTGCTATCCAAATCGAGAACCAAGTATCTGACGCAAAACAATGTGGTCACCAAGCTGGTAAAGTAACTGTACCGCATGAAGATTTCTTAGCAAAAATTAACGCAGTTCGTTACGCATTCTTAGAGCTTGGTATTGATAACGGTATTATCGTTGCGCGTACTGACTCATTAGGTGCAAGCCTTACTCAAAAAGTGCCGGTATCTAAAACACCTGGCGACCTTGCTAGCCAATACACATCGTTCCTTGAAACAACACCAGTAAACAGTGTGGATGACTTAAACGAAGGCGACACAGCGATGAAGCTTAATGGTCAGCTTTGCAAGCCAACACGTTTAGACAATGGTTTATACCAGTTCCGCGAAGGCACAGAGAAAGACCGCGTAGTTCTAGACTGTGTAACTAGCTTACAATCAGGCGCAGACTTACTGTGGATTGAAACAGAAAAGCCAAACGTTAAACAAATCGCTGAGCTTGTTAACCGCGTTAAAGAGCAAGTACCCAATGCTAAGCTGGTATACAACAACTCACCGTCGTTCAACTGGACACTTAAATTCCGTGAGCAAGTATATGCTGAGTGGCAAGAACAAGGTAAAGACCTATCTGCTTACCCAAGCATCGATGACAACAAGGCATTAATGGCTCCAGAAATGGATGACACAGAGCTTGCAGCGGCAGCAGACGTACTTGTGCAAAATTTCCAAAAAGATGGTGCACGTGAAGCGGGTATCTTCCACCACCTAATCACGCTACCAACTTACCATACAGCGGCGCTAAGCACTGATATTCTATCAGAAGGCTATTTCGGCGACCTAGGTATGCTGGCCTATGTTCGTGACGTACAACGTCAAGAAATTCGCCGTGAGCAAGCATCAGTGAAACACCAAGACCTAGCAGGTTCAAACATTGGTGATACTCATAAAGAGTACTTCTCTGGTGAAAATGCGCTTAAAGCCGGTGGTGAAGCAAATACCATGAACCAGTTCTAA
- a CDS encoding S9 family peptidase, with protein MKFKTSVALLAATSFYSHAGASNTFGLENVFDLEYANQIEMTKNGDTIYFVRNRMDIKSDRKVSNIWSVNPDGKTMLPLTSGVHMDYSPVLSPDETRLAFISTRDGSSQIYVKWLKTGNVAKISNLTQSPGGLTWTPDGKQLVFSQFVPAKSASPVSLPGKPEGAKWAEPAKYIDDTYYRADGGGYSEKGYRHFFIISATGGNARQLSSGDFDHSGAISFNEQGDAFYFSANRYEDNELHPTESEIYKLSLADRSISQITDRKGPDSSPKVSPNGRYLAYTGYDDKKTNYENNDIYLLDLKSGKSSVLTADLDRSVESIKWDDSGQGLYFSYDSEGKTHLAYQPRSGKHKVITSQIGSVAFGRPYSGGDFDVSEDGEVAFTLADTQRPADVALIKRGKTARLTQLNEDALGDKELAKVEEIWVKSSHDGLAIQGWIAYPPGFDKNKKYPLVLEIHGGPVANYGPHFSPEVQLYAAKGNVVLYMNPRGSDSYGKEFAQTIHHNYPSNDFDDLMTGVDAVINKGFIDESKLFVTGGSGGGVLTAWIVGHTDRFAAAVVAKPVINWISFVLTADFYPFFADYWFPGKPWDNIEHYMKRSPISYVGNVKTPTMLLTGESDYRTPISETEQFYQALKLQGVDTAMVRIPNASHGITARPSNLMTKVAYIQWWFDKNSGND; from the coding sequence ATGAAGTTTAAAACGTCTGTAGCACTGCTTGCAGCAACCAGCTTTTACAGCCATGCGGGAGCTAGCAATACCTTTGGGCTCGAAAATGTTTTTGATCTTGAATACGCCAACCAAATAGAAATGACAAAAAATGGCGATACAATTTATTTTGTGCGTAATCGCATGGATATCAAAAGTGACCGTAAAGTTAGTAATATCTGGTCAGTAAACCCAGATGGTAAAACCATGCTACCGCTAACGTCTGGCGTGCATATGGATTACTCTCCGGTGTTGTCACCTGATGAAACTCGTTTAGCGTTTATTTCTACCCGAGATGGTAGCAGCCAAATCTATGTAAAATGGTTAAAAACCGGTAACGTAGCAAAAATTAGTAACCTAACGCAAAGCCCTGGCGGATTAACTTGGACGCCAGATGGCAAACAATTGGTGTTCAGCCAATTTGTGCCAGCAAAATCAGCCAGTCCAGTGTCTTTACCAGGCAAGCCTGAAGGCGCTAAATGGGCAGAGCCAGCTAAATATATTGACGATACCTATTACCGCGCCGATGGCGGTGGCTACTCTGAAAAAGGCTACCGTCACTTTTTCATTATTAGTGCAACAGGCGGCAATGCCCGCCAATTAAGCTCTGGAGATTTTGATCACAGTGGTGCTATTAGCTTTAATGAACAAGGCGATGCGTTTTATTTTTCAGCTAATCGTTATGAAGACAATGAGCTACATCCGACTGAATCTGAAATCTATAAACTTAGCTTAGCGGATCGTTCAATCAGCCAAATAACAGACCGTAAAGGCCCTGACTCAAGTCCTAAAGTCTCTCCAAATGGTCGTTATCTCGCTTACACTGGCTATGATGACAAAAAGACTAACTATGAAAATAACGACATTTATTTACTTGATTTAAAATCAGGTAAAAGCTCGGTGCTCACTGCTGATTTAGATCGCAGTGTCGAAAGCATTAAATGGGATGATAGCGGCCAAGGTCTTTATTTTAGTTACGATAGCGAAGGTAAAACACACCTAGCTTACCAGCCGCGTAGTGGTAAACATAAAGTGATTACCTCACAGATTGGTAGTGTCGCCTTTGGTCGCCCATATTCAGGTGGTGACTTTGATGTGAGCGAAGATGGTGAAGTTGCATTCACACTCGCTGATACACAGCGTCCAGCTGATGTAGCATTAATTAAGCGCGGAAAAACGGCTCGTTTAACGCAATTAAACGAAGATGCGCTGGGCGACAAAGAACTGGCTAAGGTTGAAGAAATTTGGGTTAAATCAAGCCATGATGGCTTGGCTATTCAAGGTTGGATTGCATACCCACCTGGTTTTGATAAAAACAAAAAGTACCCACTTGTTTTAGAGATCCACGGTGGCCCTGTTGCAAACTACGGCCCTCACTTTAGCCCTGAAGTGCAGTTATACGCAGCCAAGGGCAATGTTGTGCTTTATATGAACCCACGCGGCAGTGATTCATACGGTAAAGAATTTGCGCAAACAATTCATCACAACTACCCAAGTAATGACTTTGATGATTTGATGACAGGTGTTGATGCTGTTATCAATAAAGGCTTTATTGATGAGAGTAAGTTGTTTGTTACCGGCGGTTCAGGTGGCGGTGTTTTAACTGCATGGATTGTGGGTCATACAGACCGCTTTGCAGCAGCTGTTGTTGCTAAACCAGTCATCAATTGGATCAGCTTTGTACTAACTGCTGATTTCTATCCTTTCTTTGCTGACTATTGGTTCCCAGGTAAGCCATGGGACAATATTGAGCATTATATGAAGCGCTCTCCAATTAGCTATGTGGGCAATGTAAAAACACCCACTATGCTATTAACAGGCGAATCAGACTATCGCACCCCGATTTCTGAGACTGAGCAATTTTACCAAGCGTTAAAGCTACAAGGTGTTGATACAGCGATGGTGCGTATCCCTAATGCCTCACATGGTATTACCGCGCGCCCATCAAACCTAATGACTAAAGTAGCCTATATTCAATGGTGGTTTGATAAAAACAGTGGAAATGATTAA
- a CDS encoding VOC family protein, translating into MIGYIMLGTNNLAKAVKYYDELFATLNAERFLETDRFVAWNTGQDKPGFAVTKPYNDEKATVGNGTMIALAVETPAQVDAFYKKAIELGGTDEGAPGPREMPGFYAGYFRDLDGNKLNVFCFTHG; encoded by the coding sequence ATGATAGGTTACATCATGTTAGGCACTAACAACCTAGCTAAAGCAGTAAAGTATTACGATGAATTGTTCGCCACCCTAAACGCCGAGCGCTTTTTAGAAACTGACCGCTTTGTCGCATGGAACACTGGGCAAGATAAACCTGGTTTTGCGGTTACCAAGCCTTACAACGATGAAAAAGCGACCGTAGGAAATGGCACTATGATTGCGTTGGCAGTTGAAACTCCTGCTCAAGTAGATGCTTTTTACAAAAAAGCCATAGAGCTTGGCGGCACAGACGAAGGCGCCCCCGGCCCACGTGAAATGCCCGGCTTTTATGCGGGATACTTCAGAGACCTAGACGGTAACAAACTTAATGTGTTTTGTTTTACGCATGGATGA
- a CDS encoding WD40 repeat domain-containing protein, with protein sequence MSKLFKSLSCAVTLALVGCGTNEVFTASASSEFAHGDELLSATALTEDASHALVATQSEVCVWDNQLKARLYDCITGQGAEHVELVGFSANKSRFFISNRLSVTLYDTRTGRSIGTWLTGQEIARDIAISSVGDTLVIAYRSGKAEVINTRTGDTKRFDIHRLDINSVALSVDGQWAFSGSSDKYVKLWSTSDGSIRFEERLATRVNHVTLNKSASLAFAIDSVDDRVFFDLANKKELSEVDSYSNFIEFTASQFINQDKWLLTGSPKMKMRLYRVADGELIAEYEAKQQRQRTSVLSVAYDGTQLYSQTSDGLLQAWPFEMKSNK encoded by the coding sequence ATGTCGAAACTGTTTAAGTCACTTTCATGTGCCGTTACATTAGCGTTGGTTGGATGTGGCACAAATGAGGTGTTTACAGCATCTGCTAGTAGTGAGTTTGCTCATGGTGATGAGCTATTAAGTGCCACAGCGCTAACCGAGGATGCGAGTCACGCGTTAGTGGCAACCCAATCTGAAGTGTGTGTTTGGGATAATCAGTTAAAAGCACGTTTATACGATTGTATAACAGGGCAGGGCGCTGAGCATGTTGAGCTTGTGGGTTTTAGCGCTAACAAATCTCGTTTTTTTATTTCAAATCGGTTATCGGTGACTTTATACGATACTCGCACGGGGCGCAGTATCGGCACTTGGCTCACCGGGCAAGAAATTGCTAGAGACATCGCTATTTCATCCGTGGGCGATACGTTGGTTATTGCCTATCGTAGCGGCAAGGCTGAGGTGATAAACACCCGCACAGGTGATACTAAGCGTTTTGATATTCATCGTTTAGATATTAATAGCGTGGCGTTATCGGTTGATGGTCAGTGGGCGTTTAGTGGCTCAAGCGACAAGTACGTTAAACTTTGGTCAACGAGTGATGGTAGCATTCGCTTTGAAGAGCGTTTAGCGACTAGAGTGAATCACGTAACTTTAAATAAATCAGCAAGCTTGGCCTTTGCAATTGATTCGGTTGATGATCGTGTATTCTTTGATTTGGCCAATAAAAAAGAGCTATCAGAAGTGGACTCATACTCTAACTTTATTGAGTTCACCGCATCGCAATTTATCAACCAAGACAAATGGCTATTAACTGGCTCGCCAAAAATGAAGATGCGTTTATACCGTGTTGCAGATGGTGAATTAATCGCTGAATACGAAGCTAAACAGCAGCGTCAGCGCACGTCAGTACTGAGTGTGGCTTACGATGGTACGCAGTTATATTCACAAACCAGTGACGGTCTATTGCAGGCTTGGCCGTTTGAGATGAAAAGCAACAAATAG
- a CDS encoding aminotransferase class IV: MGTVYLNGDYLGADEAKISPMDRGFLFGDGIYEVIPSYQGKMLGFGAHIERMNNGLNELEIKLDYSADTWRKICNDLCEKNHGDNLGIYLHVSRGADTKRAHGYPTNITPTVFAFTFEIPAEPVSDIDNATVYTVSLEQDRRWQRCHIKSTALLGNVIHYQHGAAAGNKETILFNRLEEITEASSSNVFIVKDGVISTPPLDNQILPGITRWLILNILHSYSDFKVQERIISKDELLDADEVWITSATKEVGPVVKVNGKLIGDGKPGAVWQQVQSLFTKHKFDY; the protein is encoded by the coding sequence ATGGGCACGGTATACCTAAACGGTGACTACCTTGGTGCTGATGAAGCAAAAATTTCACCTATGGATCGCGGCTTCTTATTTGGCGATGGCATCTATGAAGTGATCCCATCTTACCAAGGCAAAATGCTTGGCTTTGGCGCACATATTGAGCGTATGAATAACGGCTTAAATGAGCTTGAAATTAAGCTCGATTACAGTGCCGATACGTGGCGTAAAATCTGTAATGATTTATGCGAGAAAAACCATGGTGACAACTTGGGGATTTATTTGCACGTAAGCCGCGGCGCCGACACTAAACGTGCCCATGGCTACCCAACTAACATTACTCCAACAGTATTTGCATTTACTTTTGAAATTCCAGCAGAACCTGTTAGTGACATCGATAATGCGACAGTATATACCGTATCACTTGAGCAAGACCGCCGCTGGCAGCGTTGCCATATTAAATCAACGGCACTACTTGGTAACGTTATTCATTACCAACACGGAGCAGCTGCAGGTAACAAAGAAACCATTCTATTTAATCGTTTAGAAGAAATTACCGAAGCCAGTTCAAGTAATGTGTTTATTGTTAAAGATGGTGTGATCAGTACGCCACCTCTTGATAACCAAATTTTACCTGGGATCACCCGCTGGTTAATTCTCAATATTCTACACAGCTACAGTGACTTTAAAGTGCAAGAACGCATTATTAGTAAAGACGAGTTACTTGATGCCGACGAAGTATGGATCACCAGCGCGACTAAAGAAGTTGGCCCTGTCGTAAAAGTGAATGGCAAATTAATTGGCGATGGTAAGCCTGGTGCGGTTTGGCAACAAGTGCAAAGCTTGTTTACCAAGCATAAATTTGATTACTAA
- a CDS encoding glutamate cyclase domain-containing protein: MPSLSDEALSLKIESMMVELNPRGMQYLYARQTKGTYLRAAQSLHKAQHTILIGTGFAVNNTFETDGPVGAIALYKVLEKLGKQPILVTGNPLYSALKKDFNCFELPINNIDNARTFSIKALEQLKPDCVLSIERPGLNQHQRYYNMRGIDISEHCGCFDFFVTEAHCPTIAIGDGGNEIGMGNLAQHMQDLSITPCLTPCDELLLADVSNWAAYGLIGFLSRWHNTDLLADIEPLDILHYLSERGSVDGVTHKNELTEDGLHAMHGQQLITQLRQLGGFITENEV; this comes from the coding sequence ATGCCAAGTCTAAGTGATGAAGCACTCAGTCTAAAAATAGAAAGCATGATGGTCGAACTAAATCCACGAGGTATGCAGTATTTATATGCTAGGCAAACCAAGGGCACTTATTTACGCGCCGCTCAGTCACTTCACAAGGCACAACATACTATTCTGATTGGTACAGGCTTTGCGGTTAACAACACCTTTGAAACCGATGGCCCTGTTGGCGCTATAGCACTTTACAAAGTACTCGAGAAGCTTGGTAAACAGCCAATTTTGGTCACTGGCAACCCCCTTTACAGTGCCCTGAAAAAAGACTTTAACTGTTTTGAGCTGCCGATTAACAACATTGATAATGCGCGCACTTTTAGCATTAAAGCCCTTGAGCAGTTAAAGCCTGATTGTGTTTTATCAATAGAGCGCCCGGGGCTTAATCAGCATCAACGTTATTACAATATGCGCGGCATTGATATTTCTGAACATTGTGGCTGCTTTGATTTTTTTGTGACAGAAGCACACTGCCCCACTATCGCAATTGGTGATGGCGGTAATGAAATAGGCATGGGTAACCTTGCACAGCATATGCAAGATCTTAGTATTACACCTTGTTTAACACCTTGTGATGAGTTGCTGTTGGCTGATGTATCTAATTGGGCTGCTTATGGTCTCATTGGATTCTTAAGCCGCTGGCACAACACTGACTTATTGGCAGATATTGAGCCACTAGACATTCTGCATTACCTAAGTGAGCGCGGTAGTGTTGATGGTGTTACTCATAAAAACGAGCTCACTGAAGACGGTTTGCATGCTATGCATGGCCAACAATTAATAACTCAGCTTCGCCAACTTGGCGGCTTTATTACAGAGAATGAGGTTTAA